The following proteins are encoded in a genomic region of Rattus rattus isolate New Zealand chromosome 2, Rrattus_CSIRO_v1, whole genome shotgun sequence:
- the LOC116894188 gene encoding olfactory receptor 478 — translation MAFLEDGNHTAVTEFILFGLTRDPVLRVILFIVILSIYLVTVSGNLSTILLIRVSSQLHHPMYFFLSHLAFADIGYSSSVTPNMLVNFLVEKHTISYIGCAIQLGSVVFFGSSECFILAAMAYDRFMAICNPLLYSTKMSTQVCVQLLLIAYIGGFLNTWSFTICFYSLVFCGPNGVNHFFCDFAPLIELSCSDVSVSATVPSFTAGSIIVVTVIVIAISYIYILITILKMHSNEGRQKAFSTCTSHLTAVTLFYGTITFIYVMPKSTFSTDQNKVVSVFYMVVIPMLNPLIYSLRNNEIKGALKRQIGRKIFS, via the coding sequence ATGGCTTTCCTGGAGGATGGGAACCACACTGCAGTGACAGAGTTCATTTTATTTGGATTAACACGTGACCCAGTTCTTAGAGTCATCCTCTTTATCGTCATCCTGAGCATCTACCTGGTGACTGTGTCTGGGAACCTCAGCACCATCCTTCTCATCAGAGTCTCCTCCCAACTCCATCaccccatgtacttctttctcaGTCACTTGGCTTTTGCTGACATAGGCTACTCATCTTCTGTCACACCCAATATGCTTGTCAACTTCCTGGTAGAAAAACACACAATATCCTACATTGGTTGTGCCATCCAGCTAGGTTCAGTTGTCTTCTTTGGATCAAGTGAGTGCTTCATTCTGGCTGCCATGGCTTATGATCGCTTCATGGCAATCTGCAACCCACTGCTTTATTCaaccaaaatgtccacacaaGTCTGTGTCCAATTGCTCCTAATTGCGTACATAGGTGGTTTTCTTAACACATGGTCTTTCACTATATGTTTCTATTCATTAGTCTTCTGTGGACCCAATGGTGTCAatcactttttctgtgattttgctCCATTAATAGAACTGTCCTGTTCTGATGTCAGTGTCTCTGCAACTGTTCCTTCATTCACAGCTGGATCCATTATTGTAGTGACAGTGATTGTCATAGCCATCTCCTACATCTACATCCTTATTACCATTCTTAAGATGCATTCCAACGAGGGTCGACAGAAGGCCTTCTCTACCTGCActtcccacctcactgcagtCACTCTGTTCTATGGGACCATTACATTCATTTATGTGATGCCCAAGTCCACCTTCTCCACAGACCAGAACAAGGTGGTGTCTGTGTTCTACATGGTGGTGATCCCCATGTTGAACCCCCTCATCTACAGTCTCAGAAATAATGAGATTAAGGGTGCTCTGAAAAGACAGATAggcaggaaaatattttcttag